In a genomic window of Mercenaria mercenaria strain notata chromosome 19, MADL_Memer_1, whole genome shotgun sequence:
- the LOC123542578 gene encoding sushi domain-containing protein 2-like isoform X1 yields MVMAREMLTAFILMFGIQAKIGGYASENGSHVCRRITADIEIKNLILKYQHTATPCACFEQKMALDYSFQKIGNCYKQWFSENGLKQMCCYDQYGSLLFGPNNGGYLIPDILESNIEDIHEACCKDSDLCETFYKFFPSNNCTGSTDVVHATSWGDPEITTVDQHTYSFNGHGEYTFLETSGKLLQIQARTDFLIKGNQDSTLFVVFVLADNIKNDIITIVYNRNDKTLNLFQHDGSLWANSKDCKNNPKPSGKAGFYLFCSEPFSFGIMLTQKTNIQRLTFHGGDSMSVVVDSKKNVTRFRGLAGNLEHGYYIYGNGSKVSINATERDMFYFGESWTVSQDDSKFNYSITGGNFTYWNGNHTRPQFLQEIAEKGDLDKLFKGFSDANITKFNETCRNFWDKKPNNVLLLLLKQEM; encoded by the exons CTTCTGAAAACGGTTCGCATGTATGTCGACGAATTACAGCTGACATAGAAATAAAGAATCTCATTCTAAAATACCAACATACAGCGACACCTTGTGCTTGTTTCGAACAGAAGATGGCGCTTGATTACAGTTTTCAGAAGATTGGTAATTGCTACAAGCAATGGTTTTCTGAAAATGGATTGAAACAAATGTGTTGTTACGA ccAATACGGTAGTCTTCTATTTGGACCAAATAATGGAGGTTACCTAATACCTGACATTTTAGAGTCTAATATTGAGGATATCCACGAGGCTTGCTGCAAGGATTCCGACTTATGCGAAACGTTTTACAAATTTTTTCCTTCAAATAATTGCACTGGCAGCACTGATGTTGTACATG CCACATCGTGGGGAGATCCAGAAATTACTACTGTAGATCAGCATACATATTCATTCAATGGTCATGGAGAATACACCTTTCTCGAAACTTCAGGGAA GTTGCTGCAGATTCAGGCTCGAACAGATTTCTTGATCAAAGGCAATCAAGACTCAACATTATTCGTTGTCTTCGTTCTTGCG GACAACATAAAGAATGACATCATAACGATTGTTTACAACAGAAACGACAAAACCTTGAATCTTTTTCAACATGACGGATCATTATGGGCAAATTCAAAGGACTGTAAAAATAACCCTAAGCCGTCTGGTAAAGCAGGATTCTACTTGTTCTGCTCGGAACCTTTCAGTTTTGGAATAATGCTTACACAAAAGACAAACATTCAAAGG CTAACATTCCATGGAGGCGATTCCATGAGTGTTGTAGTGGATAGTAAAAAGAATGTCACTAGATTTAGAGGCTTGGCTGGCAACTTAGAGCATGGATATTATATTTATGGAAATGGAAGCAAAGTCAGCATTAATGCAACAGAGCGAGATATGTTCTACTTTGGTGAATCAT GGACAGTATCACAAGATGACAGTAAATTCAATTATAGTATTACTGGGGGTAATTTTACATACTGGAACGGAAACCATACGAGACCACAATTCTTACAGGAGATTGCTGAAAAGGGCGACCTAGACAAATTGTTTAAAGGCTTTTCAGATGCTAACattaccaaatttaatgaaacttgtagAAATTTCTGGGACAAGAAGCCTAACAATGTCTTGTTATTATTGCTGAAACAAGAAATGTGA